The proteins below are encoded in one region of Micromonospora sp. DSM 45708:
- a CDS encoding ASCH domain-containing protein, whose protein sequence is MTAELPPYEFAFPGPLRDQLVAAVLDGTKTSTTGLLQDNEIEGEPLPAVGSRFAVIDSAGRPVAVIELVEVKVARIGDVDLDHARDEGEGYTSVAAWRAGHEDYWHGDDYRGWLGDPAFTIDDDTPAVLERFRLVETL, encoded by the coding sequence ATGACCGCCGAGCTGCCCCCGTACGAGTTCGCCTTCCCCGGCCCGCTGCGTGACCAACTGGTCGCCGCCGTGCTGGACGGCACCAAGACCAGCACCACCGGGCTGCTCCAGGACAACGAGATCGAGGGCGAGCCGCTGCCGGCCGTCGGCAGCCGGTTCGCGGTGATCGACTCCGCCGGCCGGCCGGTGGCCGTGATCGAGCTGGTCGAGGTCAAGGTCGCCCGGATCGGTGACGTGGACCTCGACCACGCCCGGGACGAGGGCGAGGGCTACACGTCGGTCGCCGCCTGGCGCGCCGGCCACGAGGACTACTGGCACGGCGACGACTACCGGGGGTGGCTCGGCGACCCGGCGTTCACGATCGACGACGACACGCCCGCCGTGCTGGAGCGCTTCCGCCTCGTCGAGACGCTGTGA
- a CDS encoding DUF397 domain-containing protein → MERDAWRKSSRSGSNGQCVEVRNRGGHIDVRDSKAPTVGMLSFDAAAWCAFVDDLRSDRTRR, encoded by the coding sequence ATGGAACGTGACGCCTGGCGCAAGTCGAGCCGGTCCGGGAGCAACGGCCAGTGCGTCGAGGTGCGCAATCGGGGCGGTCACATCGATGTCCGCGACTCGAAGGCGCCGACTGTCGGCATGCTGAGCTTCGATGCTGCCGCCTGGTGTGCCTTTGTGGACGACCTCAGGAGCGATCGAACGCGCCGATAA
- a CDS encoding helix-turn-helix domain-containing protein has protein sequence MPRFTPATPRSRRLGRELRKLREAKGMTGEAAAEIVRCSSSRISRIESGDIRPRVGDVMELLVAYGVKIDEEPGASLLEQARGLREDGWWQRLGGKYATYIAYETEAVELKNFEPMLVPGLLQTERYAREVNVIGREADPETVDERVTARLTRQEVLHRQPKPLRMHAILSEASLRTEVGGPEVLREQLDRLVTLSRLPNVTIQVLRFEAGAHLADSSGFALLTFDQDDPPLGYIETLAGELFLESPRDLARLAAAYDNLRTLAMSPAESVTFVKGLSEHGT, from the coding sequence ATGCCTCGATTCACGCCCGCGACACCGCGCTCCCGGAGACTTGGCCGTGAGCTGCGCAAGCTTCGCGAAGCGAAGGGCATGACCGGTGAGGCGGCGGCGGAGATCGTTCGTTGCTCGTCCTCGCGTATCAGCCGAATCGAGTCCGGCGACATCAGGCCCCGGGTCGGTGACGTCATGGAGCTGTTGGTCGCTTACGGCGTCAAGATCGACGAAGAGCCGGGTGCCTCGCTACTCGAACAGGCGAGAGGGCTGCGCGAAGACGGGTGGTGGCAACGCCTCGGCGGCAAGTACGCGACGTACATCGCGTACGAGACCGAGGCCGTCGAACTGAAGAACTTCGAGCCGATGCTGGTGCCTGGCCTCCTTCAGACCGAGCGTTATGCCCGCGAGGTCAACGTCATCGGTCGAGAAGCCGATCCGGAAACCGTCGACGAGCGGGTAACGGCCCGGCTGACTCGTCAGGAGGTACTGCACCGGCAACCGAAACCGCTGCGGATGCACGCCATCCTCTCCGAGGCGTCCCTGCGGACCGAGGTCGGTGGCCCAGAGGTGCTTCGCGAGCAACTCGACCGCCTGGTCACGTTGAGTCGGTTGCCCAACGTCACGATCCAGGTGTTGCGTTTCGAAGCTGGTGCCCACCTGGCCGACAGCAGTGGCTTCGCACTACTCACCTTCGACCAGGACGACCCGCCGTTGGGCTATATCGAGACCTTGGCAGGCGAGTTGTTCCTCGAGTCGCCACGCGACCTGGCGCGACTCGCTGCGGCGTACGACAATCTGAGGACGCTGGCCATGTCGCCGGCCGAATCGGTGACGTTCGTCAAGGGGTTGAGTGAGCATGGAACGTGA
- a CDS encoding helix-turn-helix domain-containing protein translates to MTGRRLLDTDEMPIGRRVARWRVRRRMTQQMLADRLGKSKSWVDKVERGVRALDRYSVIQEIAEVLRLDPAVLLGPHRPPSAAETRLDGVEAVRAALARYHRRPPTPVPADQVEPHVAHAWLTYQHAHYAQLLRVLPSLLDAAHGHRDLLVPAYRITASVLVKLGEPDLAWLAADRAVTAAGNPTHAATATIAVTQALRALGRHRLALTAARAAADTTTHDAVRGTLLLQAGLAAAGCGDRRHADDLTDRAAALADRGATDDPHHTAFNPTTVLLARFLTALEIGDSTEAVARHESAIRAGGWSRLPVEHRAAHLVDAARAHLGTGDLTAAARALVEADRIAPAEVRCRPVARTLVAEIARCDPAAADVARIAAMIGLTR, encoded by the coding sequence GTGACGGGCCGGCGGCTGCTCGACACCGACGAGATGCCGATCGGACGCCGCGTGGCCCGCTGGCGAGTCCGCCGCCGGATGACCCAACAGATGCTCGCCGACCGGCTCGGCAAGTCGAAGAGCTGGGTCGACAAGGTCGAACGCGGCGTACGCGCGCTGGACCGCTACTCGGTGATCCAGGAGATCGCCGAGGTGCTCCGCCTGGACCCGGCGGTCCTGCTCGGCCCTCACCGGCCACCGTCGGCAGCGGAAACCCGGCTGGACGGGGTCGAGGCGGTGCGCGCCGCCCTCGCCCGCTATCACCGCCGTCCCCCCACGCCGGTGCCGGCGGACCAGGTCGAACCACACGTCGCCCATGCCTGGCTCACCTACCAGCATGCCCACTACGCCCAACTTCTGCGCGTCCTACCCTCCCTGCTCGACGCCGCCCACGGCCACCGCGACCTGCTGGTACCCGCCTACCGGATCACCGCTTCAGTGCTGGTCAAGCTCGGCGAACCGGACCTCGCCTGGCTCGCCGCGGACCGCGCCGTCACCGCCGCCGGCAACCCCACCCACGCCGCCACCGCCACCATCGCCGTCACCCAGGCACTGCGCGCGCTGGGTCGCCACCGCCTCGCGCTCACCGCCGCCCGTGCCGCCGCCGACACCACGACCCACGATGCGGTACGCGGAACGCTGCTGCTTCAGGCCGGCCTCGCCGCCGCCGGCTGCGGCGACCGCCGGCACGCCGACGACCTGACCGACCGCGCCGCCGCACTCGCCGACCGCGGCGCCACCGACGACCCGCACCACACCGCGTTCAATCCCACCACCGTGCTGCTGGCCCGCTTCCTGACCGCCCTCGAAATCGGCGATAGCACCGAAGCGGTGGCTCGGCACGAGAGCGCGATCCGTGCCGGCGGATGGTCTCGGCTGCCGGTCGAGCATCGCGCCGCCCACCTCGTCGACGCCGCGCGCGCCCACCTCGGCACCGGCGATCTCACCGCTGCCGCCCGGGCGCTGGTCGAAGCCGATCGGATCGCTCCCGCCGAGGTCCGTTGCCGACCGGTCGCGCGTACCCTCGTCGCCGAGATAGCCCGGTGCGACCCGGCGGCGGCCGACGTCGCCCGGATCGCGGCCATGATCGGTCTCACCCGCTGA
- a CDS encoding glycosyltransferase family 8 protein has translation MDLTLTFDNAYAAHAAVVMSTVAESNPGEKLRYWLVAADDVPASARTTLTRIAGPNATVEFLRVDAAQVNLSKGSDPLMAYLSPAMYLRLLVPAALPADVRRLLYLDCDTMCLNSLKPLFEVDMGGVPLGGVRDPFNRRLLDMGGIPGLADYDHLDPHALYFNSGVLLIDVPRWKECEVTEVSLDYLRRHAHESRYPDQDALNFAVHANWLRLPHRWNDLMAWRREPAFGGKLTDSAIIHTAGPVKPWQPGFPQGARRDFYWQHRRRSGGGLGSTLRR, from the coding sequence GTGGACCTCACCCTGACCTTTGACAACGCGTACGCGGCACACGCCGCGGTCGTCATGTCGACCGTCGCCGAGTCGAACCCGGGCGAGAAGCTCCGGTACTGGCTGGTCGCCGCCGACGACGTGCCGGCGAGCGCCCGGACCACGCTCACCCGCATCGCCGGGCCGAACGCCACGGTGGAGTTCCTCCGGGTGGACGCCGCGCAGGTGAACCTGTCGAAGGGCAGCGACCCGCTGATGGCGTACCTGTCACCGGCGATGTACCTGCGGCTGCTGGTCCCGGCGGCGCTGCCGGCCGACGTGCGCCGGCTGCTCTACCTGGACTGCGACACGATGTGCCTGAACAGCCTGAAGCCGCTGTTCGAGGTGGACATGGGCGGGGTGCCGCTCGGCGGGGTGCGGGACCCGTTCAACCGCCGCCTGCTGGACATGGGCGGCATTCCCGGCCTGGCCGACTACGACCACCTCGACCCGCACGCGCTCTACTTCAACTCCGGCGTGCTGCTGATCGACGTGCCGCGCTGGAAGGAGTGCGAGGTGACCGAGGTGTCGCTGGACTACCTGCGCCGGCACGCGCACGAGTCCCGCTACCCGGACCAGGACGCGCTCAACTTCGCGGTGCACGCCAACTGGCTGCGGCTGCCGCACCGGTGGAACGACCTGATGGCCTGGCGGCGGGAGCCGGCGTTCGGCGGCAAGCTCACCGACTCGGCGATCATCCACACCGCCGGCCCGGTCAAGCCCTGGCAGCCCGGCTTCCCGCAGGGCGCCCGGCGTGACTTCTACTGGCAGCACCGGCGGCGCAGCGGTGGCGGCCTCGGTTCGACGCTGCGCCGTTGA
- a CDS encoding VOC family protein, translated as MGVGEPRNGAHLTVTDVATVTAFYAAVFEAVPVQRECLLDGRVLHAELVVDGHRLTVSEWSDCPGEPGGPDGPLPLAPADPHLLVQRALAAGATLETTPGGPPVGVVFRDPAGLRWAVPGP; from the coding sequence ATGGGCGTCGGGGAACCGCGCAACGGTGCGCACCTGACGGTGACCGACGTGGCCACGGTGACCGCGTTCTACGCGGCGGTCTTCGAGGCGGTGCCGGTGCAGCGGGAGTGTCTGCTGGACGGCCGCGTCCTGCACGCCGAACTGGTGGTCGACGGCCACCGGCTGACGGTGAGCGAGTGGTCCGACTGCCCGGGTGAGCCGGGCGGTCCGGATGGTCCGCTGCCGCTCGCCCCGGCCGACCCGCACCTGCTCGTGCAGCGGGCGTTGGCGGCCGGCGCGACGCTCGAAACCACCCCCGGCGGCCCGCCGGTGGGGGTGGTGTTCCGGGACCCGGCCGGCCTGCGCTGGGCGGTGCCCGGCCCCTAG
- a CDS encoding DUF5988 family protein, with amino-acid sequence MTASSDPAPAIRTATSFVNGDDRTAWPPTAQQIGADATGIVEAVLEGGPATLPVELRNHRVSPVESKIKVRHYGGYEHFERDPAGVVDGTPAVFRWTGRTRIAE; translated from the coding sequence ATGACAGCTTCTTCCGATCCCGCCCCGGCCATCCGGACGGCGACGTCCTTCGTCAACGGTGACGACCGGACCGCCTGGCCGCCGACGGCCCAGCAGATAGGCGCGGACGCCACCGGCATCGTCGAGGCGGTGCTGGAGGGCGGGCCGGCGACGTTGCCGGTCGAGCTGCGCAACCACCGGGTGTCCCCGGTGGAATCCAAGATCAAGGTACGGCACTACGGGGGCTACGAGCACTTCGAGCGGGATCCGGCCGGCGTCGTCGACGGCACGCCGGCGGTCTTCCGCTGGACCGGCCGTACCCGTATCGCGGAGTGA
- a CDS encoding ABC transporter permease, whose amino-acid sequence MNALSKLVAVEAKLFLREPVSLFFVFALPLGLMLVFGLPQRGAPQEATPGQHGEQTFLPSIALSLTIGMLALFTLPMALGIYRERKVLRRLATTPVSPALLLIAQVVVNLAMGVAGAVVTAVGVRFLLDQPAPANVPGFVLAFLLGVACLFAIGLLIAALAPSARSAQSIGPTLFFPLLFLAGAWLPRDQMPTVLARIGEYSPLGATVDTLSAAWAGQSPSVSQLLVLAGTAILGCLLATRLFRWE is encoded by the coding sequence GTGAACGCCCTGTCCAAGCTCGTCGCCGTCGAGGCCAAGCTGTTCCTGCGGGAGCCGGTCTCGCTGTTCTTCGTCTTCGCGCTGCCGCTCGGCCTGATGCTGGTGTTCGGCCTGCCGCAGCGCGGGGCCCCCCAGGAGGCGACCCCCGGGCAGCACGGTGAGCAGACGTTCCTGCCGTCCATCGCGCTCTCCCTGACGATCGGGATGTTGGCGCTGTTCACGCTGCCGATGGCGCTGGGCATCTACCGGGAACGCAAGGTGCTGCGCCGGCTGGCCACCACCCCGGTCAGCCCGGCGTTGCTGCTCATCGCCCAGGTGGTGGTCAACCTGGCGATGGGCGTGGCCGGCGCGGTGGTCACCGCGGTCGGCGTACGTTTCCTGCTGGACCAGCCCGCGCCGGCCAACGTGCCCGGTTTCGTGCTGGCCTTCCTGCTCGGCGTGGCCTGCCTGTTCGCGATCGGCCTGCTCATCGCCGCGCTCGCCCCGTCGGCGCGGTCGGCGCAGTCCATCGGGCCGACGCTGTTCTTCCCGCTGCTGTTCCTGGCCGGGGCCTGGCTGCCCCGCGACCAGATGCCCACCGTGCTGGCCCGCATCGGGGAATACTCGCCGCTGGGCGCCACCGTGGACACCCTCTCCGCCGCCTGGGCCGGGCAGAGCCCGTCCGTGTCGCAGCTGCTCGTGCTGGCCGGCACCGCCATCCTGGGCTGCCTGCTCGCCACCCGCCTGTTCCGCTGGGAGTAG
- a CDS encoding ABC transporter ATP-binding protein, with amino-acid sequence MPVIEVEHLHKRYGDKVAVDDVSFTVEQGEIFGVLGRNGAGKTTTVECVQGLRRADGGTVRVLGLDPIRDRTEVRQRVGAQLQESQLPDKLRVREALDLYRSFYRNRADIDELLADLGLAEQRDTAFHKLSGGQKQRLSVALALVGRPEIAILDELTTGLDPKGRRDTWDLVERIRDRGVTVVLVTHFMAEAERLCDRLALIDAGRVVAIDTPAGLMSRVDAEHRVHFRPVDHLDDALLSALPEVSSVRRDGDEVTVTGPEEVLQAVLSALTERKIRYAGLRVEQPTLDDAFVSLTGHPATPPALDGRSS; translated from the coding sequence ATGCCGGTCATCGAAGTCGAGCACCTGCACAAGAGGTACGGCGACAAGGTGGCGGTCGACGACGTCTCGTTCACGGTGGAGCAGGGCGAGATCTTCGGGGTGCTCGGCCGCAACGGCGCCGGCAAGACCACCACCGTGGAGTGCGTGCAGGGCCTGCGTCGCGCCGACGGCGGCACGGTCCGGGTGCTCGGGCTCGACCCGATCCGCGACCGCACCGAGGTGCGCCAGCGGGTCGGCGCCCAGCTCCAGGAGAGCCAGCTCCCCGACAAGCTGCGGGTGCGTGAGGCGCTGGACCTCTACCGGTCCTTCTACCGCAACCGCGCCGACATCGACGAGCTGCTGGCCGACCTCGGGCTGGCCGAGCAGCGCGACACCGCGTTCCACAAGCTCTCCGGCGGCCAGAAGCAGCGCCTCTCGGTGGCGCTGGCGCTGGTCGGCCGCCCCGAGATCGCCATCCTCGACGAGCTGACCACCGGGCTGGACCCGAAGGGCCGGCGCGACACCTGGGACCTGGTCGAGCGCATCCGCGACCGTGGCGTGACGGTCGTGCTGGTCACCCACTTCATGGCCGAGGCCGAGCGGCTCTGCGACCGACTCGCGCTCATCGACGCCGGTCGGGTGGTCGCCATCGACACACCGGCCGGGCTGATGTCCCGGGTGGACGCCGAGCACCGGGTGCACTTCCGCCCGGTCGACCACCTCGACGACGCCCTGCTGTCCGCGCTGCCCGAGGTCAGCTCCGTGCGCCGGGACGGCGACGAGGTCACCGTCACCGGGCCCGAGGAGGTGCTCCAGGCGGTGCTGTCGGCGCTGACCGAGCGCAAGATCCGCTACGCCGGCCTCCGGGTCGAGCAGCCCACCCTGGACGACGCGTTCGTCTCTCTCACCGGCCACCCGGCCACCCCGCCGGCGCTCGACGGAAGGTCATCGTGA
- a CDS encoding acyl-CoA synthetase — protein sequence MPLLSWLDRSTDERPDAIRVDDRSLSWVELRRAAAAVADDLHGVRRVAVPATSSLETVVGVVGGLLAGAAVVPVPPDAGPVERDHVLRDSAAEVLLATPGTPTVDGPAAPPALPVDLTRRSDTRRPEPDAATTALILYTSGTTGAPKGAVLSRRAVAACLDGLADAWAWTPDDVLAHGLPLFHVHGLVLGVLGPLRVGGRLHHVGRPRPDRYAAAAGSLYFGVPTIWSRIAAEPAAARALRGARLLVSGSAALPEPVFTALTELTGHRPVERYGMTETLITVSARADGPRRPGTVGVPLPGVRTRVVDERGTPLPADGETMGELQVRGDTLFDGYLNRPDADAAARTADGWFRTGDVATVGPDGAHRIVGRAATDLIKSGGYRIGAGEVEDALLAHPGVREAAVVGTPHPDLGQQVTAYVVGDGLGEAELIDFVARQLSVHKRPRQVRLVDALPRNAMGKVQKSRLT from the coding sequence GTGCCGCTGCTGAGCTGGCTCGACCGGTCCACCGACGAGCGACCGGACGCGATCCGGGTCGACGACCGGTCACTGTCCTGGGTGGAGCTGCGCCGGGCCGCCGCCGCGGTCGCCGACGACCTGCACGGGGTCCGCCGGGTCGCGGTGCCCGCCACGTCGAGCCTGGAGACCGTGGTCGGCGTGGTCGGCGGGCTGCTGGCCGGCGCGGCGGTGGTGCCGGTGCCGCCGGACGCCGGGCCGGTGGAACGCGACCACGTGCTGCGCGACTCCGCCGCCGAGGTGTTGCTGGCGACGCCCGGGACGCCGACCGTCGACGGTCCCGCCGCGCCGCCGGCCCTGCCGGTGGACCTGACCCGCCGCTCGGACACCCGGCGTCCCGAGCCGGACGCGGCGACCACCGCGCTGATCCTCTACACCAGCGGCACCACGGGCGCGCCGAAGGGCGCGGTGCTGTCCCGCCGCGCGGTCGCCGCCTGCCTGGACGGGCTGGCCGACGCCTGGGCCTGGACGCCGGACGACGTGCTGGCGCACGGCCTGCCGCTGTTCCACGTGCACGGGCTGGTGCTCGGCGTGCTCGGCCCGCTGCGGGTCGGCGGCCGGCTGCACCACGTCGGCCGGCCCCGCCCCGACCGGTACGCCGCCGCCGCCGGCTCGCTCTACTTCGGCGTACCCACGATCTGGTCGCGGATCGCGGCGGAGCCGGCGGCGGCGCGGGCGCTGCGCGGCGCCCGGCTGCTGGTGTCCGGCAGCGCCGCGCTCCCCGAGCCGGTCTTCACCGCGCTCACCGAACTGACCGGCCACCGCCCGGTCGAACGGTACGGGATGACCGAAACCCTGATCACGGTGAGCGCCCGGGCGGACGGGCCCCGGCGACCGGGCACGGTCGGCGTGCCGCTGCCCGGCGTGCGCACCCGGGTGGTCGACGAGCGGGGCACGCCGCTGCCCGCCGACGGGGAGACGATGGGCGAACTCCAGGTCCGCGGCGACACGCTCTTCGACGGCTACCTGAACCGGCCGGACGCCGACGCGGCGGCCCGGACCGCGGACGGCTGGTTCCGCACCGGTGACGTGGCGACGGTCGGACCGGACGGCGCCCACCGGATCGTCGGCCGGGCCGCCACCGACCTGATCAAGAGCGGTGGGTACCGGATCGGCGCGGGCGAGGTGGAGGACGCGCTGCTGGCCCACCCCGGGGTCCGGGAGGCGGCGGTGGTCGGCACCCCCCACCCGGATCTGGGCCAGCAGGTCACCGCGTACGTGGTCGGGGACGGGCTGGGCGAGGCCGAGCTGATCGACTTCGTGGCCCGGCAGCTCTCCGTGCACAAGCGGCCCCGGCAGGTGCGGCTGGTCGACGCGCTGCCCCGCAACGCCATGGGCAAGGTGCAGAAGAGCCGGCTGACCTAG
- a CDS encoding 4'-phosphopantetheinyl transferase family protein: MIERILPPAVVVEECFTDPVGLRLHPAEEHVVANSVAKRRQEFTTVRHCARRALARLGLPPAAILPGVRGAPGWPAGVVGSMTHCDGYRGAALARSGTVGSVGVDAEPHAPLPDGVLDAVALPAERTRTAALRTTHPAVCWDRLLFSAKEAVYKAWFPLTGRWLDFAEADIVVDPAGTFTARLLVPGPRLGGVELTAFDGRFLVERGLVLTAVTVPAP; encoded by the coding sequence GTGATCGAGCGGATCCTGCCGCCGGCCGTGGTGGTGGAGGAGTGCTTCACCGACCCGGTCGGGCTACGCCTGCACCCGGCCGAGGAGCACGTCGTCGCGAACTCGGTGGCGAAGCGCCGCCAGGAGTTCACCACCGTGCGGCACTGCGCCCGCCGGGCGCTGGCCCGGCTGGGGCTGCCGCCGGCGGCGATCCTGCCCGGCGTCCGGGGCGCGCCCGGCTGGCCGGCCGGCGTGGTCGGCAGCATGACCCACTGCGACGGCTACCGTGGCGCCGCCCTCGCCCGGTCCGGGACGGTCGGCAGCGTCGGCGTGGACGCCGAGCCGCACGCGCCGCTGCCCGACGGGGTGCTGGACGCGGTCGCGCTGCCGGCCGAGCGCACCCGGACCGCCGCGTTGCGCACCACCCACCCGGCTGTCTGCTGGGACCGGCTGCTGTTCAGCGCGAAGGAGGCGGTCTACAAGGCCTGGTTCCCGCTGACCGGGCGCTGGCTGGACTTCGCCGAGGCGGACATCGTGGTCGACCCGGCCGGCACGTTCACCGCCCGGCTGCTGGTGCCCGGCCCGCGGCTGGGCGGCGTGGAACTGACCGCGTTCGACGGCCGGTTCCTGGTGGAGCGGGGTCTGGTGCTCACCGCCGTCACCGTCCCCGCCCCCTAG
- a CDS encoding AMP-binding protein, which translates to MTLLPGLRGSGADRSDALRVAGRTLSAEALLGCANAVADRIRGARAVAVEAGPSLETMVGIVGAVQAGVPVVPLPPGAEAGERHRILRESRADVLLGPTTAGATLPIVPVDLRKRSWATHPDPLPASDAVILYTGGAGGPSRGVRISHRAIAADLDLLAAAWRWSADDVLVQGAPLFRAFGLVVGLLGALRVGSRFVHLDRHATAGPAGTIYLALPRQWARIARDAPRARTLSRARMLVSGDAPLAPAVGERLRLLTSHHPVEGYGTTETLIVLTGPAGTPGTALPGVQTRVLDQAGRPVTADGDAVGELSVRSPTLFSGYTDRPGSAPPADGWHPTGDLATVDPAGRHRILGPDGTGVVRCGGRPVPTRQVEEVLLTHPGVHEAAVVGAPHRTLGEQVVAYVVAAAGLTAQALIDHVGRLLSAAARPRRVHFVDELPCSAQGRVRKSLLIRRSGPPPVRDP; encoded by the coding sequence ATGACGCTTCTGCCCGGGCTGCGGGGGTCCGGGGCGGACCGTTCCGACGCGCTCCGGGTCGCCGGCCGGACACTCTCCGCCGAGGCGCTCCTGGGCTGCGCGAACGCGGTCGCCGATCGGATCCGGGGCGCCCGGGCGGTCGCGGTCGAGGCCGGGCCGAGCCTGGAGACCATGGTCGGGATCGTCGGCGCCGTCCAGGCCGGCGTGCCGGTGGTGCCGTTGCCGCCCGGCGCCGAGGCGGGCGAGCGGCACCGCATCCTGCGCGAGTCGCGCGCCGACGTGCTGCTCGGTCCTACCACCGCCGGGGCCACCCTGCCGATCGTCCCGGTGGACCTGCGAAAACGGTCCTGGGCCACGCACCCGGACCCGCTGCCGGCCAGCGACGCGGTGATCCTCTACACCGGCGGCGCCGGCGGGCCCTCCCGCGGCGTCCGCATCTCGCACCGGGCCATCGCCGCCGACCTGGACCTGCTCGCCGCCGCCTGGCGGTGGAGCGCCGACGACGTCCTCGTCCAGGGCGCGCCACTGTTCCGGGCGTTCGGGCTGGTGGTCGGCCTGCTCGGCGCGCTCCGGGTGGGCAGCCGCTTCGTCCACCTCGACCGGCACGCCACCGCCGGCCCGGCCGGCACCATCTACCTGGCGTTGCCCCGGCAGTGGGCGCGCATCGCCCGGGACGCGCCCCGGGCCCGGACGCTGTCCCGGGCGCGCATGCTGGTCTCCGGCGACGCCCCACTGGCGCCCGCCGTGGGGGAACGGCTGCGGTTGCTGACCTCGCACCACCCGGTGGAGGGGTACGGCACCACGGAGACACTGATCGTGCTCACCGGGCCGGCCGGCACGCCGGGCACCGCGCTGCCCGGCGTGCAGACCCGGGTGCTGGACCAGGCCGGCCGGCCGGTGACCGCCGACGGCGACGCGGTCGGTGAACTGAGCGTCCGGAGCCCGACGCTGTTCAGCGGGTACACCGACCGGCCCGGGTCGGCGCCGCCGGCCGACGGCTGGCACCCCACCGGCGATCTGGCCACCGTGGACCCGGCCGGACGCCACCGGATCCTCGGCCCGGACGGCACCGGCGTGGTGCGCTGCGGCGGTCGACCGGTGCCGACCCGGCAGGTCGAGGAGGTGCTGCTCACCCACCCCGGGGTGCACGAGGCGGCGGTGGTCGGCGCGCCGCACCGCACACTCGGCGAGCAGGTCGTCGCGTACGTCGTCGCGGCGGCCGGGCTCACCGCCCAGGCGCTCATCGACCACGTCGGCCGACTGCTCTCGGCGGCGGCCCGGCCCCGCCGGGTGCACTTCGTCGACGAGCTGCCGTGCAGCGCGCAGGGCCGGGTCCGCAAGTCGCTGCTGATCCGGCGGAGCGGGCCTCCCCCCGTACGCGACCCCTGA